The genomic DNA CGCCTACGGAGATTGCAGCTATAAAAAACTATCCACAGTATAGGCTGCTAAAATCTGAGGCAGATCACTTATTCCTGCACCGAGAGCACATGGAGTTCCATGCAAAATACAAAGATGCAATATACTTCGGTTTAAATGCAAGGAGTGAGCTTGTACTATATTACAAAGATTATGGTGTGGAAAATCCGCAAAAGGTATTCTTTCCATTAGAACAAGAAGCTTTAGAAGAATGGATGCTACCAAAACAATTAGAGGAACTAGAAAGAGGAATACCTATATATAATGTAGGAGATTATAACAGTGTATTATCAACTCTTACGGAATATATAATAGACTTTCCATATGGATATCCGATTGTAGTGGAATGATAGTACTTTAAAGAATAATAATAGCTTTATAGTTTCCTAAGTGAAAAGAATTAATTAAATAGTAAGGAATTTAGTGTGTATAATTTACTATTACGTGTAAACAATACTCTTAGAATAGGTTTTATTCATAGAATAACTTAATGGTAAAAATTGCATTTG from Desulfuribacillus alkaliarsenatis includes the following:
- a CDS encoding BofC C-terminal domain-containing protein, which codes for MSVKPFFITSIVIIFILAASLFLQNAQLQKDNNQSIDYSKVSVIEDVLHQESFIQYTLYNVTLYDEYLCGTIDEEHTVFYAPTEIAAIKNYPQYRLLKSEADHLFLHREHMEFHAKYKDAIYFGLNARSELVLYYKDYGVENPQKVFFPLEQEALEEWMLPKQLEELERGIPIYNVGDYNSVLSTLTEYIIDFPYGYPIVVE